A window of the Myripristis murdjan chromosome 15, fMyrMur1.1, whole genome shotgun sequence genome harbors these coding sequences:
- the fgfr2 gene encoding fibroblast growth factor receptor 2 isoform X4, with protein MGSVSRGRRRRGVWGALAPTKGMASWAWLLAAVLLSLLTVSVARPPLTATKEEEATLEPEEASNKYQISKPTVCSVHPGEVLKLSCPLPTAGTITWTKDGSSLGVNNRTLIEQEVLQIRDATPKDSGLYACTSLGRDTVCFIVNVTDAISSGDDEDDTERSEDTGADGEQISAPYWTSSAKMEKKLHAVPAANTVKFRCAAGGNPRPKMRWLKNSRPFRQEDRMGGYKVRSQHWTLIMESVVPSDKGNYTCLVENQYGSINHTYTLDVVERSPHRPILQAGLPANTTVHVGEDARFVCKVYSDAQPHIQWLKHIMQNGSRYGPDGHPYVRVLKRSGINSSDVEVLTLTNVTEDDAGEYTCKVSNYIGEANQSGWLTVIPANKEEQITGLMSPDYVEIAIYCVGVFLIACMVVIVVVCRMRNTAKKPDFGGQPAVHKLSKQIPLRRQVSADSSSSMNSSTPLVRITTRRSSAHDEPIPEYDLPEDPRWEFARDRLTLGKPLGEGCFGQVVMAEALGIDKDKPKEAVTVAVKMLKDDATEKDLSDLVSEMEMMKMIGKHKNIINLLGACTQDGPLYVIVEYASKGNLREYLRARRPPGMEYSYDIARVSDEQLTFKDLVSCTYQVARGMEYLASQKCIHRDLAARNVLVTESNFMKIADFGLARDVHNIDYYKKTTNGRLPVKWMAPEALFDRVYTHQSDVWSFGVLMWEIFTLGGSPYPGIPVEELFKLLKEGHRMDKPGNCTNELYMMMKDCWHAISSQRPTFKQLVEDLDRILTLSTNEEYLDLCAPTEQYSPSFPDTRSSCSSGDDSVFSHDPLPDEPCLPKYQHINGGVKT; from the exons ATGGGATCAGTGTCCagggggaggcggaggaggggggTATGGGGAGCTCTGGCCCCCACTAAGGGGATGGCCTCGTGGGCCTGGCTGCTGGCTGCCGTCCTGCTGTCCCTTCTGACCGTCAGCGTGGCCCGGCCGCCCCTCACCGCCaccaaggaggaggaggccactCTGGAACCTGAAG AGGCGTCGAACAAATACCAAATCTCTAAGCCCACGGTGTGCTCGGTGCACCCGGGGGAGGTGCTGAAGCTCAGCTGCCCTCTGCCCACTGCGGGGACCATCACCTGGACCAAAGATGGCAGCTCGCTGGGCGTCAACAACCGCACGCTGATAGAGCAGGAGGTGCTGCAGATCCGTGATGCCACGCCCAAGGACTCGGGCCTGTATGCCTGCACCAGCCTGGGCAGAGACACGGTCTGCTTCATAGTGAACGTCACAG ATGCAATCTCGTCGGGGGATGATGAGGACGATACGGAGCGGTCGGAGGACACGGGGGCGGACGGAGAGCAGATAA GCGCTCCGTATTGGACCTCGTCGGCGAAGATGGAGAAGAAGCTGCACGCGGTGCCGGCCGCCAACACGGTCAAGTTCCGCTGCGCCGCGGGGGGCAATCCCCGGCCCAAGATGCGCTGGCTGAAAAACAGCCGGCCTTTCCGCCAGGAGGACCGCATGGGGGGCTACAAG GTGCGGAGCCAGCACTGGACCCTGATCATGGAGAGCGTGGTGCCGTCAGACAAGGGCAACTACACCTGCCTGGTGGAGAACCAGTACGGATCCATCAACCACACCTACACTCTGGACGTAGTAG AGCGCTCACCTCACCGGCCGATTCTTCAGGCCGGTCTGCCGGCCAACACCACCGTGCACGTGGGAGAGGACGCGCGCTTCGTCTGCAAGGTGTACAGCGACGCCCAGCCTCACATCCAGTGGCTCAAACACATCATGCAGAACGGCAGCCGCTACGGCCCCGACGGACACCCCTACGTCCGCGTGCTCAAG CGCTCGGGCATTAACAGCTCAGACGTGGAGGTGCTCACCCTCACCAACGTGACCGAGGACGATGCGGGGGAGTACACCTGCAAAGTCTCCAATTATATAGGCGAGGCCAACCAGTCGGGCTGGCTGACTGTCATCCCAG CCAACAAGGAAGAGCAGATCACGGGGCTGATGTCGCCCGACTACGTGGAGATCGCCATATACTGCGTGGGCGTGTTCCTCATCGCCTGCATGGTGGTCATCGTGGTGGTGTGCCGAATGAGGAACACGGCGAAGAAGCCCGACTTCGGCGGCCAGCCGGCGGTCCACAAACTGAGCAAGCAGATCCCCCTGCGCCGCCAG GTGTCGGCGGACTCGAGCTCCTCCATGAACTCCAGTACGCCGCTGGTCCGCATCACCACGCGCCGCAGCTCCGCCCACGACGAGCCCATCCCCGAGTACGACCTCCCCGAAGACCCCCGCTGGGAGTTTGCCCGAGACAG GTTGACCCTGGGCAAGCCCCTCGGCGAGGGCTGCTTTGGCCAGGTTGTAATGGCAGAAGCCCTGGGCATCGACAAAGACAAACCCAAGGAAGCTGTGACTGTCGCTGTCAAGATGCTCAAAG ATGACGCCACAGAGAAGGACCTGTCTGACCTGGTGtcagagatggagatgatgaagatgatcgGCAAACATAAGAACATCATCAATCTTCTTGGGGCTTGCACACAAGACG GCCCGCTGTATGTGATAGTGGAGTACGCCTCCAAGGGCAACCTGAGAGAGTACCTCCGCGCCCGCCGGCCCCCCGGCATGGAATATTCCTACGACATCGCCCGCGTCTCAGACGAGCAGCTCACCTTCAAAGACTTGGTCTCCTGCACTTACCAGGTGGCACGGGGCATGGAGTACCTGGCATCGCAGAAG TGTATACACAGGGACCTGGCAGCCAGAAACGTCCTGGTCACAGAGAGCAACTTCATGAAGATCGCCGACTTCGGCCTGGCCCGGGACGTCCATAACATCGATTACTACAAAAAGACAACCAAC GGTCGTCTTCCGGTGAAGTGGATGGCTCCAGAGGCGTTGTTCGACCGGGTGTATACACACCAGAGTGACGT ctgGTCATTTGGGGTGCTGATGTGGGAGATCTTCACCCTGGGGGGCTCCCCCTACCCTGGCATCCCCGTTGAAGAGCTCTTCAAGTTGCTCAAAGAGGGCCATCGCATGGACAAGCCTGGCAACTGCACCAATGAGCT GTACATGATGATGAAAGACTGCTGGCATGCCATCTCATCCCAGAGACCCACCTTCAAGCAGCTAGTGGAGGATCTGGATCGCATCCTCACCCTCAGCACCAACGAG
- the fgfr2 gene encoding fibroblast growth factor receptor 2 isoform X3, with the protein MGSVSRGRRRRGVWGALAPTKGMASWAWLLAAVLLSLLTVSVARPPLTATKEEEATLEPEEASNKYQISKPTVCSVHPGEVLKLSCPLPTAGTITWTKDGSSLGVNNRTLIEQEVLQIRDATPKDSGLYACTSLGRDTVCFIVNVTDAISSGDDEDDTERSEDTGADGEQISAPYWTSSAKMEKKLHAVPAANTVKFRCAAGGNPRPKMRWLKNSRPFRQEDRMGGYKVRSQHWTLIMESVVPSDKGNYTCLVENQYGSINHTYTLDVVERSPHRPILQAGLPANTTVHVGEDARFVCKVYSDAQPHIQWLKHIMQNGSRYGPDGHPYVRVLKRSGINSSDVEVLTLTNVTEDDAGEYTCKVSNYIGEANQSGWLTVIPANKEEQITGLMSPDYVEIAIYCVGVFLIACMVVIVVVCRMRNTAKKPDFGGQPAVHKLSKQIPLRRQVTVSADSSSSMNSSTPLVRITTRRSSAHDEPIPEYDLPEDPRWEFARDRLTLGKPLGEGCFGQVVMAEALGIDKDKPKEAVTVAVKMLKDDATEKDLSDLVSEMEMMKMIGKHKNIINLLGACTQDGPLYVIVEYASKGNLREYLRARRPPGMEYSYDIARVSDEQLTFKDLVSCTYQVARGMEYLASQKCIHRDLAARNVLVTESNFMKIADFGLARDVHNIDYYKKTTNGRLPVKWMAPEALFDRVYTHQSDVWSFGVLMWEIFTLGGSPYPGIPVEELFKLLKEGHRMDKPGNCTNELYMMMKDCWHAISSQRPTFKQLVEDLDRILTLSTNEEYLDLCAPTEQYSPSFPDTRSSCSSGDDSVFSHDPLPDEPCLPKYQHINGGVKT; encoded by the exons ATGGGATCAGTGTCCagggggaggcggaggaggggggTATGGGGAGCTCTGGCCCCCACTAAGGGGATGGCCTCGTGGGCCTGGCTGCTGGCTGCCGTCCTGCTGTCCCTTCTGACCGTCAGCGTGGCCCGGCCGCCCCTCACCGCCaccaaggaggaggaggccactCTGGAACCTGAAG AGGCGTCGAACAAATACCAAATCTCTAAGCCCACGGTGTGCTCGGTGCACCCGGGGGAGGTGCTGAAGCTCAGCTGCCCTCTGCCCACTGCGGGGACCATCACCTGGACCAAAGATGGCAGCTCGCTGGGCGTCAACAACCGCACGCTGATAGAGCAGGAGGTGCTGCAGATCCGTGATGCCACGCCCAAGGACTCGGGCCTGTATGCCTGCACCAGCCTGGGCAGAGACACGGTCTGCTTCATAGTGAACGTCACAG ATGCAATCTCGTCGGGGGATGATGAGGACGATACGGAGCGGTCGGAGGACACGGGGGCGGACGGAGAGCAGATAA GCGCTCCGTATTGGACCTCGTCGGCGAAGATGGAGAAGAAGCTGCACGCGGTGCCGGCCGCCAACACGGTCAAGTTCCGCTGCGCCGCGGGGGGCAATCCCCGGCCCAAGATGCGCTGGCTGAAAAACAGCCGGCCTTTCCGCCAGGAGGACCGCATGGGGGGCTACAAG GTGCGGAGCCAGCACTGGACCCTGATCATGGAGAGCGTGGTGCCGTCAGACAAGGGCAACTACACCTGCCTGGTGGAGAACCAGTACGGATCCATCAACCACACCTACACTCTGGACGTAGTAG AGCGCTCACCTCACCGGCCGATTCTTCAGGCCGGTCTGCCGGCCAACACCACCGTGCACGTGGGAGAGGACGCGCGCTTCGTCTGCAAGGTGTACAGCGACGCCCAGCCTCACATCCAGTGGCTCAAACACATCATGCAGAACGGCAGCCGCTACGGCCCCGACGGACACCCCTACGTCCGCGTGCTCAAG CGCTCGGGCATTAACAGCTCAGACGTGGAGGTGCTCACCCTCACCAACGTGACCGAGGACGATGCGGGGGAGTACACCTGCAAAGTCTCCAATTATATAGGCGAGGCCAACCAGTCGGGCTGGCTGACTGTCATCCCAG CCAACAAGGAAGAGCAGATCACGGGGCTGATGTCGCCCGACTACGTGGAGATCGCCATATACTGCGTGGGCGTGTTCCTCATCGCCTGCATGGTGGTCATCGTGGTGGTGTGCCGAATGAGGAACACGGCGAAGAAGCCCGACTTCGGCGGCCAGCCGGCGGTCCACAAACTGAGCAAGCAGATCCCCCTGCGCCGCCAGGTAACA GTGTCGGCGGACTCGAGCTCCTCCATGAACTCCAGTACGCCGCTGGTCCGCATCACCACGCGCCGCAGCTCCGCCCACGACGAGCCCATCCCCGAGTACGACCTCCCCGAAGACCCCCGCTGGGAGTTTGCCCGAGACAG GTTGACCCTGGGCAAGCCCCTCGGCGAGGGCTGCTTTGGCCAGGTTGTAATGGCAGAAGCCCTGGGCATCGACAAAGACAAACCCAAGGAAGCTGTGACTGTCGCTGTCAAGATGCTCAAAG ATGACGCCACAGAGAAGGACCTGTCTGACCTGGTGtcagagatggagatgatgaagatgatcgGCAAACATAAGAACATCATCAATCTTCTTGGGGCTTGCACACAAGACG GCCCGCTGTATGTGATAGTGGAGTACGCCTCCAAGGGCAACCTGAGAGAGTACCTCCGCGCCCGCCGGCCCCCCGGCATGGAATATTCCTACGACATCGCCCGCGTCTCAGACGAGCAGCTCACCTTCAAAGACTTGGTCTCCTGCACTTACCAGGTGGCACGGGGCATGGAGTACCTGGCATCGCAGAAG TGTATACACAGGGACCTGGCAGCCAGAAACGTCCTGGTCACAGAGAGCAACTTCATGAAGATCGCCGACTTCGGCCTGGCCCGGGACGTCCATAACATCGATTACTACAAAAAGACAACCAAC GGTCGTCTTCCGGTGAAGTGGATGGCTCCAGAGGCGTTGTTCGACCGGGTGTATACACACCAGAGTGACGT ctgGTCATTTGGGGTGCTGATGTGGGAGATCTTCACCCTGGGGGGCTCCCCCTACCCTGGCATCCCCGTTGAAGAGCTCTTCAAGTTGCTCAAAGAGGGCCATCGCATGGACAAGCCTGGCAACTGCACCAATGAGCT GTACATGATGATGAAAGACTGCTGGCATGCCATCTCATCCCAGAGACCCACCTTCAAGCAGCTAGTGGAGGATCTGGATCGCATCCTCACCCTCAGCACCAACGAG
- the fgfr2 gene encoding fibroblast growth factor receptor 2 isoform X1 → MGSVSRGRRRRGVWGALAPTKGMASWAWLLAAVLLSLLTVSVARPPLTATKEEEATLEPEEASNKYQISKPTVCSVHPGEVLKLSCPLPTAGTITWTKDGSSLGVNNRTLIEQEVLQIRDATPKDSGLYACTSLGRDTVCFIVNVTDAISSGDDEDDTERSEDTGADGEQISAPYWTSSAKMEKKLHAVPAANTVKFRCAAGGNPRPKMRWLKNSRPFRQEDRMGGYKVRSQHWTLIMESVVPSDKGNYTCLVENQYGSINHTYTLDVVERSPHRPILQAGLPANTTVHVGEDARFVCKVYSDAQPHIQWLKHIMQNGSRYGPDGHPYVRVLKTAGVNTTDKEIEVLYLPNVTFEDAGEYTCLAGNSIGISYHTAWLTVLPANKEEQITGLMSPDYVEIAIYCVGVFLIACMVVIVVVCRMRNTAKKPDFGGQPAVHKLSKQIPLRRQVTVSADSSSSMNSSTPLVRITTRRSSAHDEPIPEYDLPEDPRWEFARDRLTLGKPLGEGCFGQVVMAEALGIDKDKPKEAVTVAVKMLKDDATEKDLSDLVSEMEMMKMIGKHKNIINLLGACTQDGPLYVIVEYASKGNLREYLRARRPPGMEYSYDIARVSDEQLTFKDLVSCTYQVARGMEYLASQKCIHRDLAARNVLVTESNFMKIADFGLARDVHNIDYYKKTTNGRLPVKWMAPEALFDRVYTHQSDVWSFGVLMWEIFTLGGSPYPGIPVEELFKLLKEGHRMDKPGNCTNELYMMMKDCWHAISSQRPTFKQLVEDLDRILTLSTNEEYLDLCAPTEQYSPSFPDTRSSCSSGDDSVFSHDPLPDEPCLPKYQHINGGVKT, encoded by the exons ATGGGATCAGTGTCCagggggaggcggaggaggggggTATGGGGAGCTCTGGCCCCCACTAAGGGGATGGCCTCGTGGGCCTGGCTGCTGGCTGCCGTCCTGCTGTCCCTTCTGACCGTCAGCGTGGCCCGGCCGCCCCTCACCGCCaccaaggaggaggaggccactCTGGAACCTGAAG AGGCGTCGAACAAATACCAAATCTCTAAGCCCACGGTGTGCTCGGTGCACCCGGGGGAGGTGCTGAAGCTCAGCTGCCCTCTGCCCACTGCGGGGACCATCACCTGGACCAAAGATGGCAGCTCGCTGGGCGTCAACAACCGCACGCTGATAGAGCAGGAGGTGCTGCAGATCCGTGATGCCACGCCCAAGGACTCGGGCCTGTATGCCTGCACCAGCCTGGGCAGAGACACGGTCTGCTTCATAGTGAACGTCACAG ATGCAATCTCGTCGGGGGATGATGAGGACGATACGGAGCGGTCGGAGGACACGGGGGCGGACGGAGAGCAGATAA GCGCTCCGTATTGGACCTCGTCGGCGAAGATGGAGAAGAAGCTGCACGCGGTGCCGGCCGCCAACACGGTCAAGTTCCGCTGCGCCGCGGGGGGCAATCCCCGGCCCAAGATGCGCTGGCTGAAAAACAGCCGGCCTTTCCGCCAGGAGGACCGCATGGGGGGCTACAAG GTGCGGAGCCAGCACTGGACCCTGATCATGGAGAGCGTGGTGCCGTCAGACAAGGGCAACTACACCTGCCTGGTGGAGAACCAGTACGGATCCATCAACCACACCTACACTCTGGACGTAGTAG AGCGCTCACCTCACCGGCCGATTCTTCAGGCCGGTCTGCCGGCCAACACCACCGTGCACGTGGGAGAGGACGCGCGCTTCGTCTGCAAGGTGTACAGCGACGCCCAGCCTCACATCCAGTGGCTCAAACACATCATGCAGAACGGCAGCCGCTACGGCCCCGACGGACACCCCTACGTCCGCGTGCTCAAG ACCGCAGGTGTTAACACCACCGATAAGGAGATAGAAGTTCTCTACTTGCCCAATGTAACTTTCGAGGACGCTGGGGAGTATACGTGCTTGGCGGGTAATTCTATTGGGATCTCCTATCACACTGCTTGGTTGACGGTGCTTCCAG CCAACAAGGAAGAGCAGATCACGGGGCTGATGTCGCCCGACTACGTGGAGATCGCCATATACTGCGTGGGCGTGTTCCTCATCGCCTGCATGGTGGTCATCGTGGTGGTGTGCCGAATGAGGAACACGGCGAAGAAGCCCGACTTCGGCGGCCAGCCGGCGGTCCACAAACTGAGCAAGCAGATCCCCCTGCGCCGCCAGGTAACA GTGTCGGCGGACTCGAGCTCCTCCATGAACTCCAGTACGCCGCTGGTCCGCATCACCACGCGCCGCAGCTCCGCCCACGACGAGCCCATCCCCGAGTACGACCTCCCCGAAGACCCCCGCTGGGAGTTTGCCCGAGACAG GTTGACCCTGGGCAAGCCCCTCGGCGAGGGCTGCTTTGGCCAGGTTGTAATGGCAGAAGCCCTGGGCATCGACAAAGACAAACCCAAGGAAGCTGTGACTGTCGCTGTCAAGATGCTCAAAG ATGACGCCACAGAGAAGGACCTGTCTGACCTGGTGtcagagatggagatgatgaagatgatcgGCAAACATAAGAACATCATCAATCTTCTTGGGGCTTGCACACAAGACG GCCCGCTGTATGTGATAGTGGAGTACGCCTCCAAGGGCAACCTGAGAGAGTACCTCCGCGCCCGCCGGCCCCCCGGCATGGAATATTCCTACGACATCGCCCGCGTCTCAGACGAGCAGCTCACCTTCAAAGACTTGGTCTCCTGCACTTACCAGGTGGCACGGGGCATGGAGTACCTGGCATCGCAGAAG TGTATACACAGGGACCTGGCAGCCAGAAACGTCCTGGTCACAGAGAGCAACTTCATGAAGATCGCCGACTTCGGCCTGGCCCGGGACGTCCATAACATCGATTACTACAAAAAGACAACCAAC GGTCGTCTTCCGGTGAAGTGGATGGCTCCAGAGGCGTTGTTCGACCGGGTGTATACACACCAGAGTGACGT ctgGTCATTTGGGGTGCTGATGTGGGAGATCTTCACCCTGGGGGGCTCCCCCTACCCTGGCATCCCCGTTGAAGAGCTCTTCAAGTTGCTCAAAGAGGGCCATCGCATGGACAAGCCTGGCAACTGCACCAATGAGCT GTACATGATGATGAAAGACTGCTGGCATGCCATCTCATCCCAGAGACCCACCTTCAAGCAGCTAGTGGAGGATCTGGATCGCATCCTCACCCTCAGCACCAACGAG
- the fgfr2 gene encoding fibroblast growth factor receptor 2 isoform X2, translating to MGSVSRGRRRRGVWGALAPTKGMASWAWLLAAVLLSLLTVSVARPPLTATKEEEATLEPEEASNKYQISKPTVCSVHPGEVLKLSCPLPTAGTITWTKDGSSLGVNNRTLIEQEVLQIRDATPKDSGLYACTSLGRDTVCFIVNVTDAISSGDDEDDTERSEDTGADGEQISAPYWTSSAKMEKKLHAVPAANTVKFRCAAGGNPRPKMRWLKNSRPFRQEDRMGGYKVRSQHWTLIMESVVPSDKGNYTCLVENQYGSINHTYTLDVVERSPHRPILQAGLPANTTVHVGEDARFVCKVYSDAQPHIQWLKHIMQNGSRYGPDGHPYVRVLKTAGVNTTDKEIEVLYLPNVTFEDAGEYTCLAGNSIGISYHTAWLTVLPANKEEQITGLMSPDYVEIAIYCVGVFLIACMVVIVVVCRMRNTAKKPDFGGQPAVHKLSKQIPLRRQVSADSSSSMNSSTPLVRITTRRSSAHDEPIPEYDLPEDPRWEFARDRLTLGKPLGEGCFGQVVMAEALGIDKDKPKEAVTVAVKMLKDDATEKDLSDLVSEMEMMKMIGKHKNIINLLGACTQDGPLYVIVEYASKGNLREYLRARRPPGMEYSYDIARVSDEQLTFKDLVSCTYQVARGMEYLASQKCIHRDLAARNVLVTESNFMKIADFGLARDVHNIDYYKKTTNGRLPVKWMAPEALFDRVYTHQSDVWSFGVLMWEIFTLGGSPYPGIPVEELFKLLKEGHRMDKPGNCTNELYMMMKDCWHAISSQRPTFKQLVEDLDRILTLSTNEEYLDLCAPTEQYSPSFPDTRSSCSSGDDSVFSHDPLPDEPCLPKYQHINGGVKT from the exons ATGGGATCAGTGTCCagggggaggcggaggaggggggTATGGGGAGCTCTGGCCCCCACTAAGGGGATGGCCTCGTGGGCCTGGCTGCTGGCTGCCGTCCTGCTGTCCCTTCTGACCGTCAGCGTGGCCCGGCCGCCCCTCACCGCCaccaaggaggaggaggccactCTGGAACCTGAAG AGGCGTCGAACAAATACCAAATCTCTAAGCCCACGGTGTGCTCGGTGCACCCGGGGGAGGTGCTGAAGCTCAGCTGCCCTCTGCCCACTGCGGGGACCATCACCTGGACCAAAGATGGCAGCTCGCTGGGCGTCAACAACCGCACGCTGATAGAGCAGGAGGTGCTGCAGATCCGTGATGCCACGCCCAAGGACTCGGGCCTGTATGCCTGCACCAGCCTGGGCAGAGACACGGTCTGCTTCATAGTGAACGTCACAG ATGCAATCTCGTCGGGGGATGATGAGGACGATACGGAGCGGTCGGAGGACACGGGGGCGGACGGAGAGCAGATAA GCGCTCCGTATTGGACCTCGTCGGCGAAGATGGAGAAGAAGCTGCACGCGGTGCCGGCCGCCAACACGGTCAAGTTCCGCTGCGCCGCGGGGGGCAATCCCCGGCCCAAGATGCGCTGGCTGAAAAACAGCCGGCCTTTCCGCCAGGAGGACCGCATGGGGGGCTACAAG GTGCGGAGCCAGCACTGGACCCTGATCATGGAGAGCGTGGTGCCGTCAGACAAGGGCAACTACACCTGCCTGGTGGAGAACCAGTACGGATCCATCAACCACACCTACACTCTGGACGTAGTAG AGCGCTCACCTCACCGGCCGATTCTTCAGGCCGGTCTGCCGGCCAACACCACCGTGCACGTGGGAGAGGACGCGCGCTTCGTCTGCAAGGTGTACAGCGACGCCCAGCCTCACATCCAGTGGCTCAAACACATCATGCAGAACGGCAGCCGCTACGGCCCCGACGGACACCCCTACGTCCGCGTGCTCAAG ACCGCAGGTGTTAACACCACCGATAAGGAGATAGAAGTTCTCTACTTGCCCAATGTAACTTTCGAGGACGCTGGGGAGTATACGTGCTTGGCGGGTAATTCTATTGGGATCTCCTATCACACTGCTTGGTTGACGGTGCTTCCAG CCAACAAGGAAGAGCAGATCACGGGGCTGATGTCGCCCGACTACGTGGAGATCGCCATATACTGCGTGGGCGTGTTCCTCATCGCCTGCATGGTGGTCATCGTGGTGGTGTGCCGAATGAGGAACACGGCGAAGAAGCCCGACTTCGGCGGCCAGCCGGCGGTCCACAAACTGAGCAAGCAGATCCCCCTGCGCCGCCAG GTGTCGGCGGACTCGAGCTCCTCCATGAACTCCAGTACGCCGCTGGTCCGCATCACCACGCGCCGCAGCTCCGCCCACGACGAGCCCATCCCCGAGTACGACCTCCCCGAAGACCCCCGCTGGGAGTTTGCCCGAGACAG GTTGACCCTGGGCAAGCCCCTCGGCGAGGGCTGCTTTGGCCAGGTTGTAATGGCAGAAGCCCTGGGCATCGACAAAGACAAACCCAAGGAAGCTGTGACTGTCGCTGTCAAGATGCTCAAAG ATGACGCCACAGAGAAGGACCTGTCTGACCTGGTGtcagagatggagatgatgaagatgatcgGCAAACATAAGAACATCATCAATCTTCTTGGGGCTTGCACACAAGACG GCCCGCTGTATGTGATAGTGGAGTACGCCTCCAAGGGCAACCTGAGAGAGTACCTCCGCGCCCGCCGGCCCCCCGGCATGGAATATTCCTACGACATCGCCCGCGTCTCAGACGAGCAGCTCACCTTCAAAGACTTGGTCTCCTGCACTTACCAGGTGGCACGGGGCATGGAGTACCTGGCATCGCAGAAG TGTATACACAGGGACCTGGCAGCCAGAAACGTCCTGGTCACAGAGAGCAACTTCATGAAGATCGCCGACTTCGGCCTGGCCCGGGACGTCCATAACATCGATTACTACAAAAAGACAACCAAC GGTCGTCTTCCGGTGAAGTGGATGGCTCCAGAGGCGTTGTTCGACCGGGTGTATACACACCAGAGTGACGT ctgGTCATTTGGGGTGCTGATGTGGGAGATCTTCACCCTGGGGGGCTCCCCCTACCCTGGCATCCCCGTTGAAGAGCTCTTCAAGTTGCTCAAAGAGGGCCATCGCATGGACAAGCCTGGCAACTGCACCAATGAGCT GTACATGATGATGAAAGACTGCTGGCATGCCATCTCATCCCAGAGACCCACCTTCAAGCAGCTAGTGGAGGATCTGGATCGCATCCTCACCCTCAGCACCAACGAG